A stretch of the Thunnus thynnus chromosome 7, fThuThy2.1, whole genome shotgun sequence genome encodes the following:
- the LOC137186588 gene encoding fused toxin protein-like isoform X1 has product MTDAYGRADETLHCSEFMNCSSCQSGIPRFFYNRTSYRCERFHAGCGSNRNSFETQEGCEALCNKKFRCYRPMQYGAGSSNISMFFYNMKSQSCERFNFSGYGSKGNIFQTEEECENLCGDIKATTTTRPAVTTAGISPPVTSITADTTAAVPTEKTATTTRRPAVTKATTTRQPTVKTEDKDGFFFVVVVILAVIVFSCQMYCNHKHPSSGSYRRVGVKAAEKIMKKSPV; this is encoded by the exons ATGACAGATGCATATGGACGAGCTGATGAGACGC TTCATTGTTCAGAGTTCATGAATTGTAGCAGCTGCCAGTCGGGGATTCCCAGATTCTTCTACAACAGGACCAGTTACAGGTGTGAGCGCTTCCACGCTGGCTGTGGGTCCAATAGAAACTCATTTGAAACCCAGGAAGGTTGTGAAGCCCTCTGCAATAAAAAGT TTCGTTGTTATCGGCCCATGCAGTATGGAGCAGGCAGCTCAAACATTTCCATGTTCTTCTACAACATGAAGAGCCAGAGCTGTGAGAGATTTAACTTCAGCGGCTACGGGTCCAAAGGGAACATCTTTCAGACTGAGGAAGAGTGTGAGAACCTCTGTGGTGACATTAAAG CTACTACAACAACCCGACCTGCTGTGACTACAG cAGGTATTTCACCTCCTGTAACCAGCATCACTGCAG ACACTACAGCTGCTGTTCCTACAGAGAAAACAG CTACTACAACCAGACGACCTGCTGTGACTAAAG CTACTACAACCAGACAACCTACTGTGAAAACTGAAGACAAGGACG gTTTCTTCTTTGTTGTGGTGGTTATTCTGGCAGTTATTGTGTTCAGTTGCCAGATGTATTGCAACCACAAGCATCCATCTTCTGGCAG ctACAGAAGAGTCGGGGTGAAGGCagcagaaaaaataatgaaaaagtcaccagtatga
- the LOC137186588 gene encoding fused toxin protein-like isoform X2, with amino-acid sequence MTDAYGRADETLHCSEFMNCSSCQSGIPRFFYNRTSYRCERFHAGCGSNRNSFETQEGCEALCNKKFRCYRPMQYGAGSSNISMFFYNMKSQSCERFNFSGYGSKGNIFQTEEECENLCGDIKATTTTRPAVTTGISPPVTSITADTTAAVPTEKTATTTRRPAVTKATTTRQPTVKTEDKDGFFFVVVVILAVIVFSCQMYCNHKHPSSGSYRRVGVKAAEKIMKKSPV; translated from the exons ATGACAGATGCATATGGACGAGCTGATGAGACGC TTCATTGTTCAGAGTTCATGAATTGTAGCAGCTGCCAGTCGGGGATTCCCAGATTCTTCTACAACAGGACCAGTTACAGGTGTGAGCGCTTCCACGCTGGCTGTGGGTCCAATAGAAACTCATTTGAAACCCAGGAAGGTTGTGAAGCCCTCTGCAATAAAAAGT TTCGTTGTTATCGGCCCATGCAGTATGGAGCAGGCAGCTCAAACATTTCCATGTTCTTCTACAACATGAAGAGCCAGAGCTGTGAGAGATTTAACTTCAGCGGCTACGGGTCCAAAGGGAACATCTTTCAGACTGAGGAAGAGTGTGAGAACCTCTGTGGTGACATTAAAG CTACTACAACAACCCGACCTGCTGTGACTACAG GTATTTCACCTCCTGTAACCAGCATCACTGCAG ACACTACAGCTGCTGTTCCTACAGAGAAAACAG CTACTACAACCAGACGACCTGCTGTGACTAAAG CTACTACAACCAGACAACCTACTGTGAAAACTGAAGACAAGGACG gTTTCTTCTTTGTTGTGGTGGTTATTCTGGCAGTTATTGTGTTCAGTTGCCAGATGTATTGCAACCACAAGCATCCATCTTCTGGCAG ctACAGAAGAGTCGGGGTGAAGGCagcagaaaaaataatgaaaaagtcaccagtatga